In Thunnus albacares chromosome 1, fThuAlb1.1, whole genome shotgun sequence, the DNA window AGATGCCGTAGTGACCTGCAGACTGTCTGAAGCCTGAAACAAACTATCACATCaggactttttctttttcttttatacaGTAATCAGAAGCCATGGGACAAGAAGAAAGTCACACTGAGGAGATGGATTTAGCGCAGATTCAGGATCTGTGCATCATTTTCATGAAGGAGTGTCCCAGTGGTGCCCTGCACTTACACGAATTCAAGAGGATCTTCGGAGTACCAAGCAGCTCTGCAGAGGAGTCCCTCTACATTGAGACAGTATTCCGCTCCTTTGATACAAATCGGGTAAAACAACACACCAATACATCATAATAGATTAAGATTTTTAGTTCTGTTGTATTAAATTCTGCATTATTTGTTTAAAGGATAACACACTTGATTTCCTGGAGTACGTAGCGGCACTTCACTTGATTTTACGGGGAAATCTTGAAGATAGGCTCAAATGGTCTTTCAAGATGTACGACAAGGACGGAAACGGCAAGTTGGACAGACATGAGGTGAAACGGCTCATAAGGGTAAGAAAGACCAGTTCAGACATCAACTGTTTGTTATGAAACTGTCTTTGAATTGATTTTTGCAGTTTATATGTTTTGTGAATTTGAACTATATTGAGTGGCTATATTGAggtgatgtgtttaaaaatgaacaggTTTCATAACACAAATCCTTTTTAAGACAGATTATAGTTCTGCCCCAGTGACAAGGCTTAGGGCTGCAGGGGTCAAAGGATCTTACATGAGGAGTCAGTGGACTCTGTGAGGGCTATTCTAGAAGTGAACATCTTTGCTGTACTTTACAGTAAGCCTCTAAATTTAGAGACGTAAAATTAGCCCACTTTCCTCATGATCTGATTTACTGGACATGAATTAGGTAATGGGTTCATGCAAAGgcaaaatattttattcctcATTCAATTACTGCAGCTATAGAATTATATCATTACTGTAGCTAAGTATTGTTAATTTATGGGACATATTTGGGATCCtctaaagaaatacaaaaatactgtagttggatttgtttttgtatcGTCTGCTCATTTGTTCCAGAATctcaatcattttatttaactatagAGTGAACGCTTGATGATGATATGCTGTTTTTGTGCCCGACAGTCAACAACATGTTCAACTCTATCAGACGTTGACACATTTCATGTTTCTCACACAGATTATTTACAAAATCAAGTTCCAGACGAGTGATGTCGATATGACGCCGTCTGAAATCTGTGACAGAATCTTTGAGCTGGTTGACCAGAATCATGACGGTGAGTAAGAACATGATGTACATTAGAAAATATAATATGTGCTTCAGCATGTTGTGATTGTATCAATATAGAATTACAATAAAATGCGGTTTTATCTGAGTTGATTATGAAAATTTCAATGTTATCTTACATcggatgtttgttttttaaagtataATGTCCCTTTATTCCTAGTCTATCATAGTACAGACCTACCTATAGTTATTGTCACTGTAATAGTTCCTCCTGTCTATACTGGTGCTGAATGAGTCCTTTCCCAATACAAGTCCTAAGGAggagatgggggacaaaatccacaaaatccACCGTCTTTATCAGTCAAACCCAGCGGGTATATTCCAAAGCCACAATCAGAAGTCCCTTTCTGTGTTATTATCCCAAAGATGGAATTGTGAACAACACAGACTGAGGAGTTCGGAAGGAATCACTTCACGGCCAGTATAGAGAGGAGTAATTATTATAGTCACCAACAACTCGTTTAATGCACATATGGTCTGTGAGTACTTTACTAAAGATAAAACAATTTGAATCTGAACTACAATATTTCTAATTTATGTTACACAAATATGAGTAAAGAGAAGGATAAATCTGGCCAAACTCATCTACATTTAAGTAGAAACAATGTGCTGATCATCAATCATTTATATACCTGCTGGTTTGACTTTCAATATCTGATGAACAATTTAGAGCAATTTATCTAAAATCTCTTAGCTAATGCAATAATATTGTGACAGTGAAGTTTTGATTTTTAGTGTAAACCTATTTAATCACAATATAAATCATCCATTTATTTTAACCAGCTTTCTCAGTCGTCACCTTAACCCTTAATAAATTACTTTACTTGACTAAAAATTAGTGCTATAAGTATACAATTTGAATCATTGTGTAGAAATGTAGTTCTAAATTATTTGTGAGCACAATTTATAGTCTGTCTTTCAgattttttcactcttttcgCGAAAGTTTATAAAAAGTAGATAAAGGTCACCAGAAACTTGAATAAGGTCCTGGATTATTATCTTTAGCAGCATCTTGTCTGCTTCGCTCCTCATCATCCTTCAGATCATCTGACTTCCTCGGACACACGTCACATATCAGCAGGACTGCTGTGCTGAGacggtgctttgagctaaatgctaacatgctaatgtttagcaggtataatgtttatcatgttcgCCATCTTAGTTCAGTGTGTCAGCATGCGAACATTTTCAAATTAGCATTTAAtatacagctgaggctgatttaaatgttattagttttgcagatatttggtcataaaccaaagtatttgacaaaatgaaatatgagCAGATGATGGTGATTAATTGGAAACTATTAAAtcaatcaccaactattttgacactcaattaatcgttttgagtcatttttcaagaagaaaagtccaaattctctgatttcagcttcttaaatgtgaatattttctggttcctttagtcctctatggttgtaaactggatatctttgggttgtggacaaaacaagacatttgaggatgtcatcttgggctttgggaaacagtgatcaacatttttcactattttctgatgttttatggcccaaacaactaatcaattaatcaagcaaataatcaacagattaaacGAGCACAATAAAAACGCTTGAAGAGCCCATGAAAATGAGcatcactgtttttttaacacttGTTAACACTTGAGGCTTTAGATAAAAAGTTTGACACTTTGACTACAGACATACAGTGATGAATGTGGATTAACATGCAGAATGCACTTAAAGTTCAGGTCTACATGATTTTACTCTACTCTTATTTTACTCGTGATTTGCCTCCTTTTTACATGCAAAGTCATCATcatgattgtgtttttgtgcccCACAGGTCAGATAACTTTGTCCGAGTTCATGGAGGGAGCTCAGAAGGATGAATGGGTCATGAACCTGCTCAAGCTTGATGTCAATGCCACCAGCTGGGTCATCCAGAACTCTGGGAAATTTCCATGATCTCTCACTTTGTGGGTTCACCGCCCACATGGTTTGTTTTGAGGTTGACAGAGAAGTGCTGTCCTCATTCCCTGAGTTTGAAAGGTTTGTCTGTGTCTCCACCTTGAGCTGCCTGAGATTTGAAGCTGGAGTGCAGAAACTTTTTTCACAGCTTCAGTTCTGCTGTGATTTTGACTGCCGGTCCAAAGGTCCGAGTCTTCGCTGCATGCTGGTGATTTGTTTCCGCATCGAGCTGATGTCTGTATCTGAGGACGCCCGATACTGTCACATGAACTTTGATGTTAAATCCACTGCAGCCAATTATTGTGTATTTACCACATTCATAATCATTGCATGTATTTTTAGTGTAGGAAGGATGGTCATAGTGGATgatgtaagaaaataaataccTCCAAAGTAAATAGTCAACTTACATTatcaacaaaaatcaaatcaatctttatttatgtaatttaatcattacatattacatatacatatacatattacaattaagttatttattgttgtatgttttaaacatatatgttttttaaaatacttctttTACAGTCATGTCAGTACAGTTATgacaatatacaaatatattggTGCTAACTGTCTCTGCAGAGGTCTGGTAAACATATCATCACTGTATATTGTGATAATTTATTGACACAGTTAATAGTTCTGTTTACACAGTTGTGGTGGTCCACAGCATTAGACTCTCCAGTATTAAAGCAGAATTATTTTCATGGCAGCTCATATACAGTTGTacaagctaaaaacaaaacattgacatattatcactttacAAAGTTGTTATGGTGAATGTGGTGGCAAACAgctttttatttacatgtccagaagacaaaaagcaacattaacttggagtcatgtttgtCTCCACCTGACGgatataagtccaatatttaaaaaaaaaaaaaatcctttttagctcaattttggtctccaccacctcctgagAAAAACATATTGTATACTTTCTTCAGCAGCGAGTCTCTAACTGTACTGAGCAGGTGgtgcacagacatgaaacagctgcctgcagcTACAAACTCAACTGAcaagagcagtgagactgagcTGTACACTAAAGGCGTACAAAATCATAACAATGAGCTAAACATAGagctttcacatcacacattatAATTTTAACCATATTGATTAGTGTAGCTTTATGTGAGCTGGTGTCACCAAACTATTATCTGATAAAGCCAAATGTTCAAGTCACACGACTAAATTGCAACAAATACGTTTTGCTAGAAACGTTACACTGGCTGAactacattttctctcaacattATGAGAAAATGAATTAACATATTTGGCCAGTTGctaaaatgttgatactgaacatactgtatgagtgaaatgttaaTGACACAAACTGTTTTCTCCAGCCAAATGTCTGCTCTTGCAGCACAATATCCGCCAGTAGAAACTACAGCAATATTAAACATCTTATGGTCATGTTTAGACTCTGGCTGCACTTGGTTAAcgttagagaaagatcatcttggtttaatacagaaaaaaagtctgcagtgacttgaagcacaacaggtttattaatatttaagccacaatctttcactaaccttaaagatcccctcaagacatgttttaagatgtatatatatgtatatataaattcaattatattgtatatacattatattaattcagtccttaaaataacatttactcCTTCTtttgtgaatatgcaaatattgttaatttaaaatattttcctgctggacacaacgtgtctcctacttcactgttcattctcagtgtttgtgcactggaggcttcaagtttccacatcacacttgtgtaaattgaatattggaccaggatcctcttccaaactagttgtgataaCACTAAACTttacactttcagcagatgaatataaaggcaaactctgcacatacatcattctgcacagtgaagttcaaacatccaactgaaggaacaagtagaaaaacatatttttgagtatTTAGGCgacaaagtgcttttgttgcctaaatcCAACCCtacacaggactcaggatgtgaacccggGTCTGGAGTCCTGCATCTTGTACCATATGGCagaaaattatacaaaataatgtttttttgtctgaggaaaacagaaa includes these proteins:
- the LOC122987523 gene encoding guanylyl cyclase-activating protein 2-like; the encoded protein is MGQEESHTEEMDLAQIQDLCIIFMKECPSGALHLHEFKRIFGVPSSSAEESLYIETVFRSFDTNRDNTLDFLEYVAALHLILRGNLEDRLKWSFKMYDKDGNGKLDRHEVKRLIRIIYKIKFQTSDVDMTPSEICDRIFELVDQNHDGQITLSEFMEGAQKDEWVMNLLKLDVNATSWVIQNSGKFP